From the genome of Nakamurella flavida, one region includes:
- a CDS encoding carbohydrate-binding domain-containing protein: protein MRALTRRFVLPVALSLALVTGACAAQTDTTATSAATSTNAATSAAAAASTPTSAAATLAANAEVIDLSSSTAAAADTAEVAITLSGDSASSDSAAVTVAGSTVTITAAGTYRISGTLTDGQIVVDSAGDGVVTLILDGADITSSTTAAVLVSDAEAAVVDLADGTQNSLTTTGTAAATAAAGTETETDVPDAALYSTADLTISGTGALTVSGDVDGITGKDGLVVAAGTITVTAADDGIRGKDYLVVDGGTVTVTAGGDGLKSDDEDDVADGFVSITGGSVAITAGGDGIDAVTDVVITGGTVTVQAGGGATAAVSDAVSTKGVKGGVSVVVEGGEVSVDAADDAVHSDGSVAVNGGTLTVASGDDGLHADGEVAITAGTVAVTSSYEGVEGATVTVAGGDTTVLASDDGLNAGELLTVSGGTLTVDSGGDGLDSNGSAVISGGTTVVAGPVQQGNGALDSNGGITVTGGSLIAVGTSGMVEAPTTDSAQGWVAATLTSTVQAGSAVQVTGADGAVVAEFTATKAFTSVVVSTDAVTSGAGYTVVADGATVGTATAGEPPAGGMGMGGGMGGGRQAPNGG from the coding sequence ATGCGCGCCCTCACCCGCCGCTTCGTCCTGCCCGTCGCCCTGTCCCTCGCCCTGGTCACCGGCGCCTGCGCCGCCCAGACCGACACCACCGCCACCTCCGCCGCCACCTCGACGAACGCGGCCACGTCCGCCGCGGCGGCGGCCAGCACCCCCACCTCGGCCGCCGCCACCCTGGCCGCGAACGCCGAGGTGATCGACCTGAGCAGCAGCACCGCAGCCGCGGCCGACACCGCGGAGGTCGCCATCACCCTCTCCGGGGACTCGGCCAGCAGCGATTCCGCCGCGGTGACCGTGGCCGGCTCGACGGTGACCATCACCGCTGCGGGCACCTACCGGATCAGCGGCACCCTCACCGACGGGCAGATCGTCGTCGACTCCGCCGGGGACGGCGTGGTCACCCTCATCCTGGACGGCGCCGACATCACCAGCAGCACCACCGCCGCGGTGCTGGTCAGTGATGCCGAGGCCGCCGTGGTCGACCTCGCGGACGGGACGCAGAACTCGCTGACCACCACGGGCACGGCCGCCGCGACCGCCGCAGCCGGGACGGAGACCGAGACCGACGTCCCCGACGCGGCGCTCTACAGCACCGCCGACCTCACCATCTCCGGTACCGGCGCGCTGACCGTGAGCGGCGACGTCGACGGCATCACCGGCAAGGACGGCCTGGTCGTGGCCGCCGGCACGATCACGGTGACGGCCGCGGACGACGGTATCCGCGGCAAGGACTACCTGGTCGTCGACGGCGGCACCGTCACCGTCACCGCCGGCGGCGACGGGCTGAAGTCCGACGACGAGGACGACGTGGCCGACGGCTTCGTCTCGATCACCGGCGGTTCCGTCGCCATCACCGCCGGCGGCGACGGCATCGACGCCGTCACCGACGTGGTCATCACCGGCGGCACGGTCACCGTGCAGGCCGGCGGGGGAGCGACCGCCGCCGTCTCCGACGCCGTGTCGACCAAGGGCGTCAAGGGCGGGGTCAGCGTCGTCGTGGAGGGCGGCGAGGTCTCGGTCGACGCGGCCGACGACGCGGTGCACTCCGACGGCTCCGTCGCGGTGAACGGCGGCACGCTCACCGTCGCGTCCGGCGACGACGGCTTGCACGCCGACGGCGAGGTGGCGATCACCGCCGGCACGGTCGCGGTGACCTCATCGTACGAAGGGGTCGAGGGCGCCACGGTGACCGTGGCCGGCGGCGACACCACGGTCCTCGCCAGCGACGACGGCCTCAACGCCGGCGAGCTGCTCACCGTCAGCGGCGGCACCCTCACCGTCGATTCCGGCGGCGACGGCCTCGACTCCAACGGTTCGGCCGTCATCTCCGGCGGCACCACCGTGGTCGCCGGCCCCGTCCAGCAGGGCAACGGCGCACTGGACAGCAACGGCGGGATCACCGTCACCGGCGGCAGCCTGATCGCGGTGGGGACGTCGGGCATGGTGGAGGCGCCGACCACCGACTCGGCCCAGGGCTGGGTCGCCGCCACCCTCACCAGCACCGTGCAGGCGGGCTCGGCCGTCCAGGTCACCGGAGCCGACGGCGCGGTGGTCGCCGAGTTCACCGCCACGAAGGCGTTCACCTCGGTCGTCGTCTCCACCGATGCCGTGACCAGCGGCGCCGGCTACACGGTCGTCGCGGACGGAGCGACGGTCGGCACGGCCACCGCGGGCGAGCCCCCGGCCGGCGGCATGGGGATGGGTGGAGGCATGGGCGGCGGGCGGCAGGCGCCGAACGGCGGCTGA
- a CDS encoding S8 family serine peptidase, whose product MISDDTTPTGSQGTSATGRWVLVFADGVDTPEQMTSAMQAVRGPMTPATGTREYGDTALQMSDAQGDPAVLFTDLGVAVVTAGPGELAALRELAAGDDRVESIEPELIFHVLDGSPAAPDVPGVPGPSLDYVRGYRDGVSDVYDRLAGSVSARAEAAGPFTDTDSLTWGLQAVLAPTSPATGAGIKVAVLDTGFDLAHPDFVGRTVTAKSFVAGEDAQDAHGHGTHCVGTSCGPAAPDGVRRYGVAPDAEIFVGKVLGNSGSGTDTNILAGINWAVAQGCAVISMSLGADLDEVVQRYETVGRRALQAGSLIVAAAGNNASRSSGDVGFVGVPANSPSIMAVAAVDGALAVADFSARSSGVDGGEVDIAGPGVDVFSSWLMPERYNTISGTSMATPHVSGVAALHAQASGLRGKELWTTLTGSALGLTAPATDVGSGLVQAPQ is encoded by the coding sequence ATGATTTCCGACGACACCACCCCGACCGGGTCGCAGGGGACGAGCGCCACCGGCCGGTGGGTCCTGGTCTTCGCCGACGGGGTCGACACCCCCGAGCAGATGACGAGCGCGATGCAGGCCGTGCGCGGCCCGATGACCCCGGCCACCGGGACCCGGGAGTACGGGGACACCGCGCTCCAGATGTCCGACGCGCAGGGCGACCCCGCCGTCCTGTTCACCGACCTGGGCGTCGCCGTCGTCACCGCGGGCCCGGGCGAGCTGGCCGCGCTGCGCGAGCTGGCCGCCGGCGACGACCGGGTCGAGTCGATCGAGCCCGAGTTGATCTTCCACGTCCTCGACGGCAGCCCTGCCGCCCCGGACGTTCCTGGCGTCCCCGGCCCGTCCCTGGACTACGTCCGGGGCTACCGCGACGGCGTGAGCGATGTCTACGACCGCCTCGCCGGATCGGTCTCGGCCCGGGCGGAGGCCGCCGGTCCGTTCACCGACACCGACTCGCTCACCTGGGGGCTGCAGGCGGTCCTCGCCCCCACCAGCCCGGCCACCGGGGCCGGGATCAAGGTCGCCGTGCTGGACACCGGGTTCGACCTGGCCCACCCCGACTTCGTCGGGCGCACCGTGACGGCGAAGTCGTTCGTGGCCGGCGAGGACGCGCAGGACGCCCACGGCCACGGCACCCACTGCGTGGGCACGTCGTGCGGCCCGGCCGCCCCGGACGGTGTCCGCCGCTACGGGGTGGCCCCCGACGCCGAGATCTTCGTCGGCAAGGTGCTCGGCAACTCCGGCTCGGGGACCGACACGAACATCCTGGCCGGCATCAACTGGGCGGTCGCCCAGGGGTGCGCCGTCATCTCGATGTCGCTGGGCGCCGACCTGGACGAGGTGGTCCAGCGCTACGAGACGGTCGGCCGCCGGGCCCTGCAGGCCGGCTCGCTGATCGTCGCCGCAGCCGGCAACAACGCCTCCCGGTCCTCCGGCGACGTCGGGTTCGTCGGCGTCCCGGCCAACAGCCCGTCGATCATGGCGGTGGCCGCCGTCGACGGAGCGCTGGCCGTGGCCGACTTCTCCGCCCGCAGCAGTGGGGTGGACGGCGGGGAGGTGGACATCGCCGGGCCGGGGGTGGACGTGTTCTCCAGCTGGCTGATGCCCGAGCGGTACAACACCATCAGCGGTACCTCCATGGCCACTCCGCACGTGTCCGGCGTCGCGGCCCTGCACGCCCAGGCTTCGGGCCTCCGCGGCAAGGAGCTCTGGACTACCCTGACGGGATCGGCGCTCGGGCTCACCGCTCCCGCGACCGATGTCGGGTCGGGCCTGGTCCAGGCGCCGCAGTGA